In Aegilops tauschii subsp. strangulata cultivar AL8/78 chromosome 3, Aet v6.0, whole genome shotgun sequence, one genomic interval encodes:
- the LOC120976325 gene encoding acetyl-CoA acetyltransferase 2-like, whose amino-acid sequence MAPPPTTSAPDGGLDPRDVCVVGVARTPIGALLGSLSSLPATRLGSVAIQGALRRASVDPALVQEVFMGNVLSANLGQAPARQAALGAGLPNTVPCTTVNKVCSSGMKAVMLAAQSIQLGINDVVVAGGMESMSNAPKYAATARRGSRFGHDVLIDGMLKDGLWDVYNDFHMGMCAELCADQHSITREEQDAYAVQSNEHGIAARDSGAFDWEIVPVEIPSGRGRPPVVVDKDESLAKYDPVKLKKLGPAFKKNGSVTAGNSSSISDGAAAIVLVSGEKAKNLGLQVLARIRGYADAAQAPELFTTTPALAIPKAISNSGLRDSQIDYYEINEAFSVVAVANQRLLGISPGKLNISGGAVSLGHPIGCSGARIIVTLLGILRQKQGKFGVAGVCNGGGGASAIVVESMQASSRLRSSL is encoded by the exons ATGGCGCCGCCCCCGACCACTAGCGCCCCCGACGGCGGCCTGGATCCCAGGGACGTGTGCGTCGTCGGCGTCGCCCGCACGCCCATCGGCGCCCTGCTCGGCTCCCTCTCCTCCCTCCCCGCCACCAGGCTCGGCTCCGTCGCCATCCAGG GCGCTCTCCGGCGAGCCAGCGTCGACCCGGCGCTGGTGCAGGAGGTGTTCATGGGCAACGTCCTCAGCGCCAACCTCGGCCAGGCCCCCGCCAGGCAGGCCGCCCTCGGCGCCGGCCTGCCCAACACCGTCCCCTGCACCACCGTCAACAAAGTCTGCTCCTCAGGGATGAAGG CTGTCATGCTTGCGGCACAGTCGATTCAGCTGGGGATCAACGACGTCGTGGTCGCCGGCGGCATGGAGAGCATGTCCAATGCCCCCAAATACGCTGCAACGGCAAG ACGAGGATCGCGGTTTGGGCATGACGTCCTCATCGACGGGATGCTCAAGGATGGGCTGTGGGATGTGTATAATGATTTCCATATGGGGATGTGCGCTGAGCTCTGTGCAGATCAGCACTCGATTACAAGGGAGGAGCAG GATGCTTATGCTGTCCAGAGCAATGAGCACGGAATAGCAGCTCGAGACAGCGGCGCGTTTGATTGGGAAATTGTTCCG GTTGAAATTCCTTCTGGTAGAGGCAGACCGCCAGTTGTTGTTGACAAAGATGAGAGTCTTGCAAAG TACGATCCAGTGAAGCTGAAGAAACTTGGGCCGGCTTTTAAGAAGAATGGCTCTGTAACTGCCGGCAATTCTTCTAGTATAAG CGACGGTGCTGCTGCAATTGTGCTAGTCAGTGGGGAGAAAGCCAAGAACCTTGGCCTTCAAGTTCTTGCAAGGATCAGAGGGTACGCTGATGCTGCTCAG GCACCTGAGCTATTTACAACAACTCCAGCTCTTGCTATCCCAAAGGCTATATCAAACTCAGGTCTCCGAGATTCACAAATAGATTATTATGAGATAAATGAGGCTTTCTCG GTTGTTGCAGTGGCAAATCAGAGACTTCTTGGCATCTCTCCT GGAAAACTGAATATAAGTGGTGGCGCTGTTTCCCTGGGCCATCCTATCGGTTGCAGTGGTGCACGAATCATAGTCACCTTGCTCGGG ATTCTTAGACAGAAACAGGGCAAGTTTGGGGTTGCCGGAGTATGCAACGGCGGGGGTGGTGCTTCAGCCATCGTCGTAGAGTCCAT GCAAGCTTCGTCGCGCCTGCGATCCTCGCTGTGA
- the LOC109748561 gene encoding proline-rich receptor-like protein kinase PERK3, which translates to MASSPSPSPGTTKASPAASVAPATASPAPVKLPNDTPADPPAAPPAPSAAVPPPTPASPPPPSPTPPPDPAASPPPVPVASPPPTPPAALPPPAPAAAVPPPPAPAADPPKQSPLRPPVPAASPPPPKTTSPPPSPPDRSTAPPVARSPPPRHPGSPPPPTDPQAPPPSVSPIIKPPTSPSPTSPTVPATPTTPSPPSTPGSAPPSMPTSPTTTPPTPIGPNMPQDPSWRDSGPSPSSRGLSNGTKAGIGVVVAILVLSLIGAGCWYKKKRRRMTGYHAGFVMPSPSPSASPQVLLGHSEKTKTNYSAGSPEFKDTMSEYSMGNCRFFTYEEMHNITNGFSDQNLLGEGGFGSVYKGCLPEGREVAIKKLKDGSGQGEREFQAEVEIISRVHHRHLVSLVGYCISGDQRLLVYDFVPNDTLHYHLHGRGVPVLEWPARVKISAGSAKGIAYLHEDCHPRIIHRDIKSSNILLDNNFEAQVADFGLARLAMDFATHVTTRVMGTFGYMAPEYASSGKLTEKSDVFSFGVVLLELITGRKPVDASNPLGDESLVEWARPLLTQALETGNVGELLDPRLDKNFNEVELFHMIEAAAACIRHSAPRRPRMSQVVRALDSLTDVDLTNGVQPGMSEMFNAPNTAEIRLFQRMAFGSQDFTTDFTQSSSWNSSRQGGDVDASGGPRHPQSQP; encoded by the exons ATggcctcctcgccctccccctcgcCGGGGACCACCAAGGCCTCCCCGGCCGCCTCCGTCGCGCCCGCCACCGCCTCCCCGGCCCCGGTCAAGCTGCCCAATGACACCCCGGCCGACCCGCCGGCGGCCCCTCCCGCGCCCTCCGCGGCCgtgccgccgccgacgcccgcgtccccgccgcccccttccccgaCACCTCCCCCGGACCCCGCCGCGTCGCCGCCACCTGTCCCCGTCGCCTCTCCACCGCCCACCCCGCCAGCCGCATTGCCGCCACCCGCGCCGGCCGCCGcggtgccgccgccgcccgcgcctgcTGCCGACCCGCCCAAGCAGTCGCCTTTGCGGCCCCCTGTGCCGgccgcgtcgccgccgccgccaaagACCACTTCTCCACCACCAAGCCCGCCGGATCGCTCGACCGCGCCGCCCGTGGCGCGGTCACCACCGCCGCGGCACCCGGGGTCGCCGCCTCCTCCAACTGACCCGCAAGCGCCGCCGCCCTCTGTCAGTCCCATCATCAAACCTCCCACCAGCCCCTCCCCAACCTCTCCCACCGTCCCTGCTACTCCCACCACCCCCTCACCGCCGTCGACGCCAGGCTCTGCTCCTCCATCTATGCCTACCAGCCCAACAACAACCCCACCAACACCAATTGGTCCCAACATGCCACAGGACCCCTCATGGCGGGACAGCGGCCCCTCGCCGAGCAGCCGTGGTTTGTCTAATGGCACAAAGGCAGGGATCGGCGTCGTCGTGGCGATTCTCGTGCTTAGTCTGATCGGCGCCGGGTGCTGGTACAAGAAGAAGCGGAGGAGAATGACCGGTTACCATGCCGGGTTTGTGATGCCTTCACCCTCACCATCTGCTTCTCCACAAGTTTTACTAG GACATTCAGAGAAGACTAAAACCAATTACAGCGCCGGGAGTCCTGAGTTCAAAGATACAATGTCAGAGTACAGCATGGGCAACTGCCGCTTCTTCACCTACGAGGAAATGCACAACATCACAAACGGTTTCTCTGATCAAAACCTGCTGGGGGAAGGCGGCTTCGGGTCTGTCTACAAGGGCTGCTTGCCCGAAGGAAGAGAGGTTGCCATTAAGAAACTGAAAGACGGCAGCGGGCAGGGGGAGCGCGAGTtccaggccgaggtggagatcATCAGCCGCGTGCATCACCGCCACCTGGTTTCTCTCGTTGGGTATTGCATCTCGGGCGATCAGCGCTTGCTTGTCTATGATTTTGTGCCCAACGACACGCTGCACTATCATCTACATG GACGTGGAGTGCCGGTCCTGGAATGGCCAGCCAGGGTTAAAATTTCTGCTGGGTCGGCTAAAGGAATAGCATATCTTCATGAAGATT GTCATCCCCGGATTATCCACCGAGATATAAAATCCTCTAATATTCTGCTGGATAACAACTTCGAGGCACAG GTTGCTGATTTTGGTCTTGCAAGACTAGCCATGGATTTTGCCACGCATGTAACTACACGGGTGATGGGAACTTTTGG GTACATGGctccagagtatgcatccagtGGCAAATTGACTGAGAAATCTGATGTCTTCTCTTTTGGCGTTGTCCTCTTAGAGCTCATTACTGGTAGAAAGCCTGTCGATGCATCAAATCCATTGGGCGATGAGAGCCTTGTCGAGTGG GCTAGGCCACTGCTCACACAAGCGCTCGAGACTGGCAATGTAGGGGAGCTGCTGGACCCCAGGCTGGACAAGAACTTCAACGAGGTCGAACTGTTCCATATGATCGAAGCGGCAGCAGCCTGCATCCGACACTCGGCACCCCGGAGGCCCCGGATGAGCCAG GTGGTGCGGGCTCTCGATAGCCTAACCGACGTCGACCTGACCAACGGGGTGCAGCCAGGGATGAGCGAGATGTTCAACGCGCCCAACACCGCGGAGATCAGGCTGTTCCAGCGGATGGCGTTCGGGAGCCAGGACTTCACGACCGACTTCACCCAGTCTAGCAGCTGGAACAGCAGCCGTCAGGGCGGAGACGTCGACGCCTCTGGTGGGCCGAGGCACCCGCAGTCGCAACCGTAG
- the LOC109748563 gene encoding pectinesterase inhibitor encodes MASAATSLAMVLVVLAALSYGLPATRSGIDFIARTCKKTTNPALCVAMLSADPKSGHASTEHDLASVALQIATNTAKKNAAIICDLGGKYQGKPEGPAWDVCVKAHVIAAAELMIDARPSFNGGHYADALKIVSEAKGAGSTCENAFKGIHKKSPMADMDRETMERCGVAGDLIGLLVAK; translated from the coding sequence ATGGCGAGCGCTGCAACATCCTTAGCTATGGTTCTCGTCGTGCTCGCCGCCCTATCCTATGGCCTCCCTGCCACCCGCAGCGGCATCGACTTCATCGCCCGCACATGCAAGAAGACCACTAACCCTGCGTTGTGCGTGGCTATGCTAAGCGCTGACCCAAAGAGCGGCCACGCGTCCACTGAGCATGACCTCGCCAGCGTGGCTCTGCAAATCGCCACCAACACCGCCAAGAAGAACGCCGCGATCATCTGCGACCTAGGTGGTAAGTACCAGGGCAAACCCGAGGGGCCCGCGTGGGATGTATGTGTCAAGGCACATGTCATTGCCGCGGCCGAACTCATGATCGACGCCCGCCCCAGCTTCAACGGCGGGCACTATGCCGACGCACTGAAGATCGTGTCCGAGGCGAAGGGCGCAGGCAGTACATGCGAGAACGCGTTTAAGGGGATCCACAAAAAATCACCCATGGCCGACATGGATCGCGAGACGATGGAGCGATGCGGTGTCGCCGGTGACCTCATCGGCCTGCTCGTCGCCAAGTGA